From one Bos indicus isolate NIAB-ARS_2022 breed Sahiwal x Tharparkar chromosome 16, NIAB-ARS_B.indTharparkar_mat_pri_1.0, whole genome shotgun sequence genomic stretch:
- the CNIH4 gene encoding protein cornichon homolog 4 isoform X2 — MLISLHWFIFLLNLPVAAWNIYRYIMVPSGNMGVFDPTEIHNRGQLKSHMKEAMIKLGFHLLCFFMYLYSMILALIND; from the exons ATGCTCATCTCATTGCACTGGTTCATCTTCCTTCTCAACTTGCCTGTTGCTGCCTGGAATATATATCG GTACATTATGGTGCCAAGTGGTAACATGGGAGTATTTGATCCAACAGAAATACACAACCGAGGGCAGCTGAAGTCACACATGAAAGAAGCCATGATCAAACTTGGCTTCCACCTGCTCTGTTTTTTCATGTATCTCTACAG TATGATTTTAGCTTTGATAAATGACTGA
- the CNIH4 gene encoding protein cornichon homolog 4 isoform X1: MEAVVFVFSLLDCCALIFLSVYFIITLSDLECDYINARSCCSKLNKWVIPELVGHTLVTVLMLISLHWFIFLLNLPVAAWNIYRYIMVPSGNMGVFDPTEIHNRGQLKSHMKEAMIKLGFHLLCFFMYLYSMILALIND; encoded by the exons aTGGAGGCGGTGGTGTTTGTCTTTTCTCTCCTCGACTGTTGCGCGCTCATCTTCCTTTCGGTGTACTTC ATAATTACATTGTCTGATTTAGAATGTGATTACATTAATGCTAGATCATGTTGCTCAAAATTAAACAAG TGGGTGATTCCAGAATTGGTTGGCCATACTCTTGTCACTGTACTAATGCTCATCTCATTGCACTGGTTCATCTTCCTTCTCAACTTGCCTGTTGCTGCCTGGAATATATATCG GTACATTATGGTGCCAAGTGGTAACATGGGAGTATTTGATCCAACAGAAATACACAACCGAGGGCAGCTGAAGTCACACATGAAAGAAGCCATGATCAAACTTGGCTTCCACCTGCTCTGTTTTTTCATGTATCTCTACAG TATGATTTTAGCTTTGATAAATGACTGA